TAAATATGAATAGCAATTCATGattatatagaaagaaaaatatcaaaatatcaaaataatttactcGAAAAAGTAAGACAGAAGGATCCATTTCATTACTATTAGCCGCAATAGTTGCGCGGACGGCTGCAATCGTTTGGCTTTTGCCATAAGCAGAATGCCGAGTACGTACATCAGTATGATCTTTCAAATAGCGCAACACGTCCATAGGTCCAATGTCATATTCTTCTTTCATAtctgaaatattaaatattaaatgcttatgaaaattataaattaaagaaaacagtGTTTTACCCAAAAGTGAGTAAGTCTTAGGCACATCAAGGTAAATGAGGCAATGAGCACTACTTTCTTGAGTAGCACCTCCAAATGATGTTTTTACTATAATATCCCAGGTTACTTGGCGAGTAAATTTGTCGTCGATATGGTACCAATGATTTTGCTGGCTATCCCAAACGTAGATCCAATAGTGACCGCCATCTGACTGTCCAGCATGGACCATCACCGCATGCAACTGATATGGGCGGCAGATATGCATTTTGCGACTGCGAATATGTTCTAATTGATAATTTAATTGCTGGGATTGGTGACGATGTTCATTCAtctttgtttgaatttcagtTTCCCATGTAAGATTTAAAGACCGCAAAAGGTCAAAATTAACAGAGGTTTCTCCTACCGTCTCTTGATAGTtttcatataattttttaagttgtgGCACGTCCTGGTGTAGAATCGCTAGTGACCGTAATTGCTTTGTAAGTCCCTTTTTTGTGGAAGAAAGATTTTTAAGAACTCTATCGAGTTGTAATACTTGCTCAGAGTTTTCAGACAAAAAACGATCCATAAAAACTAGGGATGGGAATGTCATTTGATGATTGGATTTAATTAATTCTGTCGGATTGGTCCCGCTTACCAGCCGAcacaaatcaattaaaaatactgGTGGAAGATTGCTAAAACATAGTTGCTTGGGATGTTCAAGTGGCAAACTGGAATGTAAAGTGTGAGCTGAATCAATCCTTAATGAACTGGAATGACTTTTGAGAGACTGTTCCAATAAATCCAACAGGGTAGCATCTTCATTTACTTGTAAAGTATATTGCATGAATTCTTGATGCTGGATGCTTGATGATTCCATTGAATTTGTTGGGATACATGATCCAATGAATAATTGTTCAATTACATGTGGGTTGATCTCTCTTATTCTGTTAAGTACCACTCCAAGAAATTCACAGGCATCTTGTTGACCCAGACCTTGCCCCAGTAATTTTCCAATGGAATTCACTGCTCTTGATGGATCAATCAGTTTTTCATCGGAGAATGTGATTGAGACAAAAAGTTCCTGAAGACCAACTAAAACATCCATTGACGGGATTGGCACAGTAGTCTGAGGAGGCACAAACTGTAAAATCAATTGTCGAAAGGCAGGAATGTGGTATAAAATTTGAACTGCAACATTGAACCAACAAGTGGAACCTAAATTTATGAGACCAACTGGTAGGTTTTCAGTATTGATTTTAGATGATGTAGGCACCGATGGTCGAGGAAAGTAACGAGAGACGTGAGGCCCAGACTCGCCAGACAAACTCGCCATGCCTTGCTTCGCCATATTGTCGATGATTCGTAACAAGAATGAATTTTTGCTGTCGTCCACTTCCATTGAACTAAATGTTTAGCGAATATTATACGATTTTAACACAACAAGTGAGCAGTCGACTCTTATCATCCCagccccattttttttaaaccggGAAATTTAAACAGTCGCGGGATACGCCATCTAGTTTCAAGAATCAAAGTCAtaatttaatgttttattttaacaaatttttgccTACGAAACGACGATTgcaaactttgatttttgttaCGATAAAACGACAATACCGTAACATCATTAAgaagatttttaattgaataaatattgaataaatCGAACTTTCAGCCATTGATTTATCTCAATTGATTTATCATCAATCGACCAAAGTCAAAGACTTGCTAAGTACGTTGATAATGcacttgataaaaaaaaaaacatttttatataggATTTAATTTTGACGGCATGTATTAACTTCATACCAATATTCAAGGCCAGTTGTACAATCGGTAAACGGGGAAGGGTTGAAAGGGaggttgttgaaaaagttgcAGCCATGTAGAGTAAGGATTTTTGCCCTTTGTTAATCCAATCGGTAACATTTAATACTCACTGGCACGAAGAAAGAACTCTTGGAATTGATTATAAATGACCCAGGTCAACATAACTTCCATAGAGAATTCTATTTAGAATTAAAGAAAGCAACGAACTAAGCTAATAGTCCACAACATTGGATATAGCGCAAGTGAACTGATGATTATGGTAGTAAATAACCTTGAAATCAAATATGAACCAACCCCCAACCCGCCGCACAACGTAGAGTAATCAAATAGTTTTATTCGGTCGGGAGCACGTAACGGACGTAGGGCACTTCAACGTCTTCATCTTCAAGGTTATTACAGCATAACTCGAAGACGAGTGCTTTGACATGAGGCTCCAGTCTCTTCTTCGACACACGCTTGACAACCTCTGACATGGGGAGATCCATACGTTCGCTTCGTTTAGCTTGCGGCATAAAGAACGAATAAAGCATGCAAACACCCTGTGAAAGCATGGTGATTTTCAGCTTGTGTTCGCTTTCGAAGTAATCAATAAATTGCCGGAGCGTCTTTTCACCCTCCACTTCAAAACGATCCCACAAGGTCCATTCCTTGTCGTAATACTTTAatcaaatacaaacaaaaaattttttagttaacGAAtcgattaaaatattttccaacaaTACCGTTTGCTTGGGAGCAGCGATTGGTTCAGAAAAGCCAAAGAACGGAAGAGCCAAGTTGATAAACCCGTTCTTAAATGCCTCAGGATTGGTATGACCCTGTACCAACTTCAAAAGTTCGATGCAGACCAAGCCTGAAACGACGGAGGTAGTAGTAGCAATGGCTGGAATAATCTTTCCAGCAATAAGTTTGCTCTTGTGGCGATCGGCCGGTGCGATATCATAATTCTCTGCCCGCAAGTTAGAAGAGGCTACGATGAAATCCATATGAAAGTTGGTGTCGTCATCCTTTTCAAATTCGAGGGGGAGAATGCGCAAGCCGGACAGAGAGTCCACAGATGGCAACTCCGTCTGCAGCTGGGTAAGTCTGTCTTCATCAAGCATGCCTGGGTTGttggcggcagcagcagcttccgCATCCGAAACAGCAATTCTGACTCCTGAACGTGGTACGAATTCCGGTACGACACAcgattccaccattttagTAATAGCCTATATTCGAGTCCGAGGGGATAAAAACAACTGTAAATCAAATTAtgttttaactaaaaaaagtgAACTCACCTGTACATCGCGCGACTGTGGGATGTTGTAAATTTTAGCTTTTAGATTAGCAGCCGCAACCACATAATCCAAATGGACGGGGTTAGTGATATCGAATTCCAATGGATGAGGACAGCGTTTAGGTCCCGACCAAAACGGTTGacctgtcaaaacaaaaaattatatacaAAGTAAATTACACTTTATCAATAGATTTTACCAGAAGAAGTAAGTTGCTCGGGtggaaaattaaacaataattGCTTGATCTGATTGTGATATTGTTCCTGCCAATGGAGGCGAGCCCATTGAACACACTGCTCAAAATTCTTCGGACGTTCCTCAACTAAGCTGCGGTGGACGGCCTCGACTATCTCGAGTGGTTGAGATCCTGTTAGCTTTAGTGTTCTCTCCATGAATTTAGAATCAACTAAATATTGAGCAGCGCTCTCTGCTGATTGCCGGAACAACCCTTCGAACATATCCCGAGCCCATTGCAGTGTGTGTTCAATGGCATTAGGAAAATTCTTCAGCGTACAGATAGGAATTGATTTTTCCGGAGGATCCTATAAGTTTAAGAAGAAAGTTGATTAATTACAATAAACCAGAAAACtagcataaaagaaaaaataaataataagctATATTACTTGAGACGAACTATATGACTCCGTTAGATGGGGGATAACAACTTGAACGTTTCCTTTGGTACCCAGAGTTCCAGATTCGAGCAAGGGCTTGTGGTAATAGACGCAGCGCCTATCCATGTAGATACGGGCATCCACGTTGTCGAGGGCATTAGCAACGCCAtccaatttcgaaaaaaaatcgtcatcAAAGAACTGCTCCGTTTCGGGACCGACGCGATTCTCGAAGGCTGTAACGTTGGCCTGAGGGTTCATCACCTTCACGGCAGCGGCCGCCGAACTGGATTTGGGTTTCTGTACGTCATGCGACCGGAAAAGAAACTGCCTGTTCAGATTGGACTTTTCAATCAAGTCCATGTCTGTTACGAAGACTTGGCCCCCTTCACCAGCACCAACTCCAATCATGGCAAAATTTTTGAGAAGCTAACAAatagaatatattttttaattaataaaatctacagaaaatttattacaaaaacTTTGATAATTACCTCACAACCGATAGCTCCAGCTCCCACAATGAAGTAACGTAGGGATCCAAGCTTTTTCTGGAATTCATTGCCAAACACTGCCAcctgaaaatgtaaaaaaataaaatgcataactgatgaaaaacaaaaataaatatttcaataccTGTCCATCATATCTGGATCCAGTAAGCTTACAGTTTTCTTCGGTCAACGAATCTTGGTTATCTGGCAGACACTCGGTGGCATCGAAGTATAGCCATTGAACAATGGGAGAAAACTTTTCGCTACACGCCTTCATAACTTCTTGAGCGACAACCCCGCCGAGAGTGGCGTTTAAGGGGTTCAAATCTCCTTGACATACATGGGAGAAGGTGGCCAGTAACTTTTCGTCAACTTCTTCAACTTTAGATGAGCCACTTAGACCGCTGTTTAACTCTTTAGCTAAATCCACAAACTGTTGACTGTCTTTACGGCTCCAAGGAGTTGGCAATCGTCCCTCCTTCTTGACGTAGGCGTCCAATGTCCTGAATGCTAGATGGATTTGGGGAGGCCGATCAAATTTGCCGAAATCTGTCATCACGAATTCTGGTTCTTCGAGAGCGTCAGCCAACGGTTTGAAGTGGATTTGCTTAGGCATTTTCACTTGGGTAACCACTCCTCCACGTACATAGTCGCTGAAAGCGCTCGTGTCACCAATGCTAAAGGTGTATGGTCCAAGTACTTTGATCTTCTTGGGTTCGCAACCATTCAGCTCAACCATGCCCTGTACCTCAGAGAAGGTAACACAGTCGCCATCTTCCAATCCGTGCCGGGTCTCATCCAAGCAAGTAACAACACTTGCTTCTTCTTTAGACACTCCAGCAATCATAGCAGAAACGGGATTTTCTCCAGTAGTATCGATGATGGTGAAATCTTCCCCAAAGTCACAGAAGACTTGGGCAAACAGACCTTGTGTTTTAGAGACGATGAGAGCATTGCCGAAGCTACGAACGATCTCAGAAACCCGAAGTTGCTCTTCAAGACTTGAATTAGTTAAAACTACAACTCGGTATTTCTTCAAGAATTCTTTGTTCAACTCTCCTGTATAAGTTTCTACTGGGACATACTGGTTGAGTTCGGCCAGGCTCTTGTGAGAAACTTCAGCTCTGTTCTTTCCCAGATCTGCTTCCGATACATAAAACTGGGAAGAAAGGTCAGAGGCTTTGCAAATTGAGTTGTCATGAAGGGTGACGGACTTCACACCTCCCAAGATGATATTCTTAGCAATTTCCACTCCAAGGCCTCCAAGACCGGAAATCAGGACATCAGAAGTTGCCATCCTCTGCATAGCTTCATGGCCCAATACGTAAAGTTGTCTGGAATAAAGACCCTCATCGATGGTGTGGATGTTGCCATTTCCTGCCATTTTCGGTTGCTGCTGAACTTCTTTTAAATGGTGATTGCTACCGTTACTGCTGTTCCCGTTATTTTCTTCcaacttccttttctttgcaGCAGGACTGGGAGACGAGGGTGACGGATCCACCTCAGCAGTGGACATCTAAAAATTAAACTCAATACCTTGGGCAACACGAGCGTCACAATGGGTGCTAACAAACCAGTTTTCTTactttaatataaaaaaaattacggtaAGTTTCAAACTCCGAACGATTGGAATACTCACTTAGACTATTCCAACGAAGGGAGAATTATGAACAATTACGACAAAATGCCGGCGAATTTGCACACCAGGATTGGAACGAAAGATAGCCAAACTGAAAGAATGACGAGCAAGAGAGCAACAGAAAGTCAGTCAGTAATTACCAGTACTTTCTATGAACTCGAAAGTGCTGCGTGCTGCCACCTTTCTCCCACCGATGACTCGACGTAGATATGGGGAAATGGCGGGTATCAGCTGATGCAAGTAAGTCCTTGTACCGGCAATTCCCTATTCCTACTAAAATCCAAAGTAAAAATGTCTGTAATCAACGAGTAAGGTGGCGCAATAGTCGACTTTTTTATTAGCCGATTATTAAATagagtgatgatgatgacaaagAAAGTACGCGTAATAATAGTTACATTTCCCGCCGACAATTTGATCGCTGAATTAAAGAGCATCTGGCAACTTGAGCGTTATAGCTTACAGTTTTACACGTGCTTGGATTGAAAATTCGGCTGCTTAAAAATACTGTAAAatctgcattttttaaaataaaatataacaatAGGATCTAATCAGGTATAattgaatattattaaaatagcttactaaaataaaaactcaaaccaaaattttcttgaagaTTCATTAAGCCTCCACGAAGATTTGACAAATATGAAGAAACTCTCAACCAAAAAAACGAAGactgcttcttcttcaagaAAAAGCAACACAAACGATAGTTCTGACTCAA
This DNA window, taken from Daphnia pulex isolate KAP4 chromosome 2, ASM2113471v1, encodes the following:
- the LOC124207205 gene encoding uncharacterized protein LOC124207205, with product MEVDDSKNSFLLRIIDNMAKQGMASLSGESGPHVSRYFPRPSVPTSSKINTENLPVGLINLGSTCWFNVAVQILYHIPAFRQLILQFVPPQTTVPIPSMDVLVGLQELFVSITFSDEKLIDPSRAVNSIGKLLGQGLGQQDACEFLGVVLNRIREINPHVIEQLFIGSCIPTNSMESSSIQHQEFMQYTLQVNEDATLLDLLEQSLKSHSSSLRIDSAHTLHSSLPLEHPKQLCFSNLPPVFLIDLCRLVSGTNPTELIKSNHQMTFPSLVFMDRFLSENSEQVLQLDRVLKNLSSTKKGLTKQLRSLAILHQDVPQLKKLYENYQETVGETSVNFDLLRSLNLTWETEIQTKMNEHRHQSQQLNYQLEHIRSRKMHICRPYQLHAVMVHAGQSDGGHYWIYVWDSQQNHWYHIDDKFTRQVTWDIIVKTSFGGATQESSAHCLIYLDVPKTYSLLDMKEEYDIGPMDVLRYLKDHTDVRTRHSAYGKSQTIAAVRATIAANSNEMDPSVLLFRALDSERQRLYSVCQKSMSHNGEEERLLHFGVYLLANQVKFEPFVYWALLQHFASFALLAEEGTSRFCTAARRMLAFVECSSTQEQKKLFIQWNTAYYQFRLIIRHVMNGITHVFSSNFSAAVPLAVKSLYLHHCLMNNSLGGSTMSVNPRIIHSLIEKSVTSLSEELLESDLESVGELACSVLFDAIINWCKYADANHLEAARCSSRRISENWSRQVKHYLGHAVECATASGLQTFAEIKKKLGKVELVLNQTGNDEQTSFEFKGHIPESPEDGEKLALKWKQMWLICNEHRILGP
- the LOC124207177 gene encoding ubiquitin-like modifier-activating enzyme 1 → MSTAEVDPSPSSPSPAAKKRKLEENNGNSSNGSNHHLKEVQQQPKMAGNGNIHTIDEGLYSRQLYVLGHEAMQRMATSDVLISGLGGLGVEIAKNIILGGVKSVTLHDNSICKASDLSSQFYVSEADLGKNRAEVSHKSLAELNQYVPVETYTGELNKEFLKKYRVVVLTNSSLEEQLRVSEIVRSFGNALIVSKTQGLFAQVFCDFGEDFTIIDTTGENPVSAMIAGVSKEEASVVTCLDETRHGLEDGDCVTFSEVQGMVELNGCEPKKIKVLGPYTFSIGDTSAFSDYVRGGVVTQVKMPKQIHFKPLADALEEPEFVMTDFGKFDRPPQIHLAFRTLDAYVKKEGRLPTPWSRKDSQQFVDLAKELNSGLSGSSKVEEVDEKLLATFSHVCQGDLNPLNATLGGVVAQEVMKACSEKFSPIVQWLYFDATECLPDNQDSLTEENCKLTGSRYDGQVAVFGNEFQKKLGSLRYFIVGAGAIGCELLKNFAMIGVGAGEGGQVFVTDMDLIEKSNLNRQFLFRSHDVQKPKSSSAAAAVKVMNPQANVTAFENRVGPETEQFFDDDFFSKLDGVANALDNVDARIYMDRRCVYYHKPLLESGTLGTKGNVQVVIPHLTESYSSSQDPPEKSIPICTLKNFPNAIEHTLQWARDMFEGLFRQSAESAAQYLVDSKFMERTLKLTGSQPLEIVEAVHRSLVEERPKNFEQCVQWARLHWQEQYHNQIKQLLFNFPPEQLTSSGQPFWSGPKRCPHPLEFDITNPVHLDYVVAAANLKAKIYNIPQSRDVQAITKMVESCVVPEFVPRSGVRIAVSDAEAAAAANNPGMLDEDRLTQLQTELPSVDSLSGLRILPLEFEKDDDTNFHMDFIVASSNLRAENYDIAPADRHKSKLIAGKIIPAIATTTSVVSGLVCIELLKLVQGHTNPEAFKNGFINLALPFFGFSEPIAAPKQTYYDKEWTLWDRFEVEGEKTLRQFIDYFESEHKLKITMLSQGVCMLYSFFMPQAKRSERMDLPMSEVVKRVSKKRLEPHVKALVFELCCNNLEDEDVEVPYVRYVLPTE